Proteins encoded by one window of Vigna radiata var. radiata cultivar VC1973A chromosome 5, Vradiata_ver6, whole genome shotgun sequence:
- the LOC106761171 gene encoding uncharacterized protein LOC106761171 has protein sequence MQRPQLEVEEPSFHHENPSPSPSFSSYSSETLAEIAARVIEELRRDPHSHDDALFPAWENDDDNHFTAQNNDFSVQNDESTAQNDDDDNSFEFAFVSHDLASPVSADDIFYNGQIKPMYPIFGVPSHDDLLSVPNTIDSTATTPEGTVRRRRLPLRKLMFEEGETASCSSSTDESVDLEGVAEGAYCVWTPNSVGRERKKSNSTGSASKRWKLRDLLLRSHSEGKDKQQQKQQQMVFQIPTNKVKPQNGTVGTEHHAEENKRKSFLPYRPELVGLFTNVNGLGRNLRPF, from the coding sequence ATGCAGCGCCCGCAGCTGGAGGTGGAAGAACCTTCCTTTCATCACGAAAACCCATCCCCGTCTCCCAGTTTCAGCAGTTACTCCTCGGAGACACTCGCGGAGATCGCAGCCAGGGTAATTGAGGAGCTCCGCCGCGACCCTCATTCCCACGACGACGCGCTCTTTCCGGCGTGGGAAAACGACGACGACAACCACTTCACCGCGCAAAACAACGACTTCTCCGTACAAAACGACGAGTCCACGGCGCAAAACGACGACGATGACAACAGTTTCGAGTTCGCCTTTGTTTCCCATGACTTGGCTTCTCCGGTTTCAGCGGACGACATTTTCTACAACGGCCAGATCAAGCCCATGTACCCAATCTTCGGCGTTCCTTCTCACGACGACCTTTTGAGTGTTCCAAACACTATTGATAGTACCGCTACAACTCCAGAGGGGACAGTTAGACGGCGTCGTCTCCCTCTGAGGAAGTTAATGTTCGAGGAGGGTGAAACGGCGTCGTGCTCGTCGTCAACGGACGAGAGCGTTGACTTGGAGGGGGTGGCGGAAGGCGCGTACTGTGTGTGGACTCCGAACTCCGTCGGAAGGGAACGGAAAAAGAGCAACTCGACGGGGTCTGCATCGAAACGGTGGAAGCTTCGGGATTTGCTTCTGAGGAGCCACAGTGAGGGGAAagataaacaacaacaaaaacagcaGCAAATGGTATTTCAGATTCCGACGAACAAAGTGAAACCTCAGAACGGAACAGTCGGAACGGAGCATCATGCGGAAGAGAACAAGAGGAAGTCTTTCTTGCCTTACAGACCAGAATTGGTTGGACTTTTCACCAATGTCAATGGGCTTGGTCGGAATTTGCGCCCCTTTTGA